One part of the Epinephelus fuscoguttatus linkage group LG12, E.fuscoguttatus.final_Chr_v1 genome encodes these proteins:
- the aifm1 gene encoding apoptosis-inducing factor 1, mitochondrial isoform X6: MLKCRTVWKKLAPLARSSSTVCRQNVRRAGLNNGRIPACVPAAHMSTGPAGGGRETQLYILLVGAACVGGGLYAYRTVTGDQKRYQQRIDEIAARQNKRAAGELATLVQSEAPAVEATETEAVAEPAPEAAPSPEPEAAPSSEEPSPLAPDAEVAASTETTETPPGDSSPAILKVPSHAPYLLIGGGTASFAAARSIRARDPGAKVLIVTDEPDPPYMRPPLSKELWFSDDPSVTETLRFKQWNGKERSIYFQPPSFYISAEELDSAENGGVAVLSGKKVVHMDVRGNKVKLDDDTEISYDKCLIATGGVPRNLQVIERAGEEVMKRTTLFRKIEDFKSLDKVSRNIKSITIVGGGFLGSELACALGRRSTESGLEVIQMFPEKGNMGKVLPEYLSNWTTEKVKREGVKIISEALVKAVVCKDDKLEIQLKDGRLVKTDHIVAAVGLEPNVDLAKSAGLEVDSDFGGFRVNAELQARSNIWVAGDAACFYDIRLGRRRVEHHDHAVVSGRLAGENMTGASKPYWHQSMFWSDLGPDVGYEAIGIVDSSLPTVGVFAKATAKDTPKAATEQSGTGIRSESETEDTATSPVASSSPAPAMVQHQDEYGKGVIFYLRDKVVVGIILWNVFNRMPIARKIIKDGEEHADLNEVAKLFNIHDD; the protein is encoded by the exons ATGCTGAAATGTAGAACAGTATGGAAGAAGCTTGCACCACTCGCTCGATCCTCCTCCACTGTGTGCCGGCAGAATGTGAGAAGAGCAG GGTTGAACAATGGCAGAATACCAGCATGTGTACCTGCGGCTCACATGTCCACTGGACCTGCAGGGGGAGGTAGGGAAACCCAGCTGTACATCCTTCTGGTTGGAGCAGCCTGCGTTGGCGGTGGACTATAT GCATACCGAACTGTCACGGGAGACCAAAAAAGATACCAGCAGCGAATTGATGAAATTGCAGCCAGACAGAATAAAAGAGCCGCAGGAGAACTAGCCACACTCGTCCAGTCAGAGGCTCCTG ccgTGGAAGCTACTGAGACAGAGG CCGTTGCTGAGCCAGCACCTGAAGCAGCGCCATCACCCGAACCTGAAGCAGCACCGTCATCAGAAGAGCCGAGCCCTCTGGCCCCTGATGCAGAAGTAGCAGCCTCCACTGAAACAACTGAAACACCCCCAG GAGACTCATCACCTGCCATTCTCAAGGTCCCATCACACGCCCCCTACCTCCTTATTGGCGGAGGTACTGCCTCTTTTGCTGCTGCCCGGTCTATTCGAGCCAGAGATCCCGGTGCCAAG GTGTTAATTGTGACTGATGAGCCAGACCCTCCATACATGAGACCACCTCTCTCTAAGGAACTTTGGTTCTCTGACGACCCCAGTGTGACAGAAACACTGCGTTTCAAACAGTGGAATGGAAAGGAAAGGAG TATCTACTTCCAGCCACCATCATTCTACATTAGCGCAGAAGAACTGGACAGTGCAGAAAATGGTGGGGTTGCAGTTCTCAGCGGCAAAAAG gtTGTTCACATGGATGTGAGGGGAAACAAAGTAAAGCTGGACGATGATACTGAGATTTCATACGACAAGTGTTTGATTGCAACAG GCGGTGTGCCAAGAAATCTTCAGGTCAttgagagagcaggagaggaggtGATGAAGAGGACAACGTTGTTCCGCAAG ATCGAGGACTTCAAATCACTGGATAAAGTCTCCAGAAACATCAAGTCCATCACAATCGTTGGAGGCGGCTTCTTGGGCAGCGAGCTGGCCTGTGCCCTTGGCAGGAGAT CAACCGAGAGTGGCCTGGAGGTGATACAGATGTTCCCTGAGAAGGGCAACATGGGAAAAGTGTTGCCTGAGTATCTGAGCAACTGGACAACAGAAAAAGTCAAGAGAG AGGGTGTGAAGATCATTTCAGAAGCTTTGGTGAAAGCTGTGGTCTGCAAAGATGACAAGTTAGAAATCCAGCTGAAGGATGGCCGATTG GTGAAAACTGACCACATTGTTGCAGCTGTGGGCCTGGAGCCCAATGTTGACCTTGCCAAGTCAGCAGGTCTGGAGGTGGACTCTGACTTCGGTGGTTTTAGGGTCAATGCGGAGCTGCAAGCTAGATCCAATATTTGGGTG GCAGGAGATGCTGCGTGTTTCTATGACATCAGACTGGGCCGCAGACGAGTGGAGCACCACGATCACGCCGTCGTGAGTGGAAGACTAGCAGGAGAGAACATGACAGGAGCCAGCAAGCCCTACTGGCATCAGTCCATGTTCTG GAGTGACCTGGGTCCAGATGTGGGCTACGAGGCGATTGGGATTGTTGACAGCAGCCTGCCAACAGTAGGAGTGTTTGCCAAAGCCACTGCCAAGGATACACCTAAAGCTGCTACTGAGCAGTCAG GGACTGGGATCCGCTCAGAAAGTGAAACAGAGGACACTGCTACCAGCCCAGTGGCCTCCTCATCTCCTGCTCCTGCTATGGTGCAGCACCAAGATGAGTACGGAAAGGGAGTCATCTTCTACCTGAGAGACAAAGTGGTGGTGGGCATTATCCTGTGGAATGTGTTCAACAGAATGCCCATCGCAAGGAAG ATCATCAAGGATGGAGAGGAACATGCAGATCTGAACGAAGTGGCCAAACTGTTCAACATCCACGATGATTAA
- the aifm1 gene encoding apoptosis-inducing factor 1, mitochondrial isoform X2 produces MLKCRTVWKKLAPLARSSSTVCRQNVRRAGLNNGRIPACVPAAHMSTGPAGGGRETQLYILLVGAACVGGGLYAYRTVTGDQKRYQQRIDEIAARQNKRAAGELATLVQSEAPAVEATETEAVAEPAPEAAPSPEPEAAPSSEEPSPLAPDAEVAASTETTETPPADEPVLEASPEEAAEPPAAPVVEEEPSLPPEPSSAELTEPPAPVVESADEPVLEASPEEAAEQPAAPVVEEEPSPAPEPSPAELTEPPAPVAESEPTAAAESPAAEPTEPQPEVVAESGDSSPAILKVPSHAPYLLIGGGTASFAAARSIRARDPGAKVLIVTDEPDPPYMRPPLSKELWFSDDPSVTETLRFKQWNGKERSIYFQPPSFYISAEELDSAENGGVAVLSGKKVVHMDVRGNKVKLDDDTEISYDKCLIATGGVPRNLQVIERAGEEVMKRTTLFRKIEDFKSLDKVSRNIKSITIVGGGFLGSELACALGRRSTESGLEVIQMFPEKGNMGKVLPEYLSNWTTEKVKREGVKIISEALVKAVVCKDDKLEIQLKDGRLVKTDHIVAAVGLEPNVDLAKSAGLEVDSDFGGFRVNAELQARSNIWVAGDAACFYDIRLGRRRVEHHDHAVVSGRLAGENMTGASKPYWHQSMFWSDLGPDVGYEAIGIVDSSLPTVGVFAKATAKDTPKAATEQSGTGIRSESETEDTATSPVASSSPAPAMVQHQDEYGKGVIFYLRDKVVVGIILWNVFNRMPIARKIIKDGEEHADLNEVAKLFNIHDD; encoded by the exons ATGCTGAAATGTAGAACAGTATGGAAGAAGCTTGCACCACTCGCTCGATCCTCCTCCACTGTGTGCCGGCAGAATGTGAGAAGAGCAG GGTTGAACAATGGCAGAATACCAGCATGTGTACCTGCGGCTCACATGTCCACTGGACCTGCAGGGGGAGGTAGGGAAACCCAGCTGTACATCCTTCTGGTTGGAGCAGCCTGCGTTGGCGGTGGACTATAT GCATACCGAACTGTCACGGGAGACCAAAAAAGATACCAGCAGCGAATTGATGAAATTGCAGCCAGACAGAATAAAAGAGCCGCAGGAGAACTAGCCACACTCGTCCAGTCAGAGGCTCCTG ccgTGGAAGCTACTGAGACAGAGG CCGTTGCTGAGCCAGCACCTGAAGCAGCGCCATCACCCGAACCTGAAGCAGCACCGTCATCAGAAGAGCCGAGCCCTCTGGCCCCTGATGCAGAAGTAGCAGCCTCCACTGAAACAACTGAAACACCCCCAG CAGATGAGCCAGTGCTAGAAGCATCTCCAGAGGAGGCAGCAGaaccacctgctgctcctgtaGTGGAGGAGG AACCATCACTTCCCCCTGAGCCATCCTCAGCTGAGCTTACAGAGCCCCCTGCACCTGTTGTAGAGAGTG CAGATGAGCCAGTGCTAGAAGCATCTCCAGAGGAGGCAGCAGAACAACCTGCTGCTCCTGTAGTGGAGGAGG AACCATCACCTGCCCCTGAGCCGTCCCCAGCTGAGCTTACAGAGCCCCCTGCACCTGTTGCAGAGAGTG AacctacagcagcagcagaaagccCCGCAGCAGAGCCAACCGAGCCTCAACCTGAAGTTGTGGCAGAGAGTG GAGACTCATCACCTGCCATTCTCAAGGTCCCATCACACGCCCCCTACCTCCTTATTGGCGGAGGTACTGCCTCTTTTGCTGCTGCCCGGTCTATTCGAGCCAGAGATCCCGGTGCCAAG GTGTTAATTGTGACTGATGAGCCAGACCCTCCATACATGAGACCACCTCTCTCTAAGGAACTTTGGTTCTCTGACGACCCCAGTGTGACAGAAACACTGCGTTTCAAACAGTGGAATGGAAAGGAAAGGAG TATCTACTTCCAGCCACCATCATTCTACATTAGCGCAGAAGAACTGGACAGTGCAGAAAATGGTGGGGTTGCAGTTCTCAGCGGCAAAAAG gtTGTTCACATGGATGTGAGGGGAAACAAAGTAAAGCTGGACGATGATACTGAGATTTCATACGACAAGTGTTTGATTGCAACAG GCGGTGTGCCAAGAAATCTTCAGGTCAttgagagagcaggagaggaggtGATGAAGAGGACAACGTTGTTCCGCAAG ATCGAGGACTTCAAATCACTGGATAAAGTCTCCAGAAACATCAAGTCCATCACAATCGTTGGAGGCGGCTTCTTGGGCAGCGAGCTGGCCTGTGCCCTTGGCAGGAGAT CAACCGAGAGTGGCCTGGAGGTGATACAGATGTTCCCTGAGAAGGGCAACATGGGAAAAGTGTTGCCTGAGTATCTGAGCAACTGGACAACAGAAAAAGTCAAGAGAG AGGGTGTGAAGATCATTTCAGAAGCTTTGGTGAAAGCTGTGGTCTGCAAAGATGACAAGTTAGAAATCCAGCTGAAGGATGGCCGATTG GTGAAAACTGACCACATTGTTGCAGCTGTGGGCCTGGAGCCCAATGTTGACCTTGCCAAGTCAGCAGGTCTGGAGGTGGACTCTGACTTCGGTGGTTTTAGGGTCAATGCGGAGCTGCAAGCTAGATCCAATATTTGGGTG GCAGGAGATGCTGCGTGTTTCTATGACATCAGACTGGGCCGCAGACGAGTGGAGCACCACGATCACGCCGTCGTGAGTGGAAGACTAGCAGGAGAGAACATGACAGGAGCCAGCAAGCCCTACTGGCATCAGTCCATGTTCTG GAGTGACCTGGGTCCAGATGTGGGCTACGAGGCGATTGGGATTGTTGACAGCAGCCTGCCAACAGTAGGAGTGTTTGCCAAAGCCACTGCCAAGGATACACCTAAAGCTGCTACTGAGCAGTCAG GGACTGGGATCCGCTCAGAAAGTGAAACAGAGGACACTGCTACCAGCCCAGTGGCCTCCTCATCTCCTGCTCCTGCTATGGTGCAGCACCAAGATGAGTACGGAAAGGGAGTCATCTTCTACCTGAGAGACAAAGTGGTGGTGGGCATTATCCTGTGGAATGTGTTCAACAGAATGCCCATCGCAAGGAAG ATCATCAAGGATGGAGAGGAACATGCAGATCTGAACGAAGTGGCCAAACTGTTCAACATCCACGATGATTAA
- the aifm1 gene encoding apoptosis-inducing factor 1, mitochondrial isoform X1, with protein MLKCRTVWKKLAPLARSSSTVCRQNVRRAGLNNGRIPACVPAAHMSTGPAGGGRETQLYILLVGAACVGGGLYAYRTVTGDQKRYQQRIDEIAARQNKRAAGELATLVQSEAPAVEATETEAVAEPAPEAAPSPEPEAAPSSEEPSPLAPDAEVAASTETTETPPADEPVLEASPEEAAEPPAAPVVEEEPSLPPEPSSAELTEPPAPVVESEPTAAAESPAAEPTEPQPEVMAESADEPVLEASPEEAAEQPAAPVVEEEPSPAPEPSPAELTEPPAPVAESEPTAAAESPAAEPTEPQPEVVAESGDSSPAILKVPSHAPYLLIGGGTASFAAARSIRARDPGAKVLIVTDEPDPPYMRPPLSKELWFSDDPSVTETLRFKQWNGKERSIYFQPPSFYISAEELDSAENGGVAVLSGKKVVHMDVRGNKVKLDDDTEISYDKCLIATGGVPRNLQVIERAGEEVMKRTTLFRKIEDFKSLDKVSRNIKSITIVGGGFLGSELACALGRRSTESGLEVIQMFPEKGNMGKVLPEYLSNWTTEKVKREGVKIISEALVKAVVCKDDKLEIQLKDGRLVKTDHIVAAVGLEPNVDLAKSAGLEVDSDFGGFRVNAELQARSNIWVAGDAACFYDIRLGRRRVEHHDHAVVSGRLAGENMTGASKPYWHQSMFWSDLGPDVGYEAIGIVDSSLPTVGVFAKATAKDTPKAATEQSGTGIRSESETEDTATSPVASSSPAPAMVQHQDEYGKGVIFYLRDKVVVGIILWNVFNRMPIARKIIKDGEEHADLNEVAKLFNIHDD; from the exons ATGCTGAAATGTAGAACAGTATGGAAGAAGCTTGCACCACTCGCTCGATCCTCCTCCACTGTGTGCCGGCAGAATGTGAGAAGAGCAG GGTTGAACAATGGCAGAATACCAGCATGTGTACCTGCGGCTCACATGTCCACTGGACCTGCAGGGGGAGGTAGGGAAACCCAGCTGTACATCCTTCTGGTTGGAGCAGCCTGCGTTGGCGGTGGACTATAT GCATACCGAACTGTCACGGGAGACCAAAAAAGATACCAGCAGCGAATTGATGAAATTGCAGCCAGACAGAATAAAAGAGCCGCAGGAGAACTAGCCACACTCGTCCAGTCAGAGGCTCCTG ccgTGGAAGCTACTGAGACAGAGG CCGTTGCTGAGCCAGCACCTGAAGCAGCGCCATCACCCGAACCTGAAGCAGCACCGTCATCAGAAGAGCCGAGCCCTCTGGCCCCTGATGCAGAAGTAGCAGCCTCCACTGAAACAACTGAAACACCCCCAG CAGATGAGCCAGTGCTAGAAGCATCTCCAGAGGAGGCAGCAGaaccacctgctgctcctgtaGTGGAGGAGG AACCATCACTTCCCCCTGAGCCATCCTCAGCTGAGCTTACAGAGCCCCCTGCACCTGTTGTAGAGAGTG AacctacagcagcagcagaaagccCCGCAGCAGAGCCAACCGAGCCTCAGCCTGAAGTTATGGCAGAGAGTG CAGATGAGCCAGTGCTAGAAGCATCTCCAGAGGAGGCAGCAGAACAACCTGCTGCTCCTGTAGTGGAGGAGG AACCATCACCTGCCCCTGAGCCGTCCCCAGCTGAGCTTACAGAGCCCCCTGCACCTGTTGCAGAGAGTG AacctacagcagcagcagaaagccCCGCAGCAGAGCCAACCGAGCCTCAACCTGAAGTTGTGGCAGAGAGTG GAGACTCATCACCTGCCATTCTCAAGGTCCCATCACACGCCCCCTACCTCCTTATTGGCGGAGGTACTGCCTCTTTTGCTGCTGCCCGGTCTATTCGAGCCAGAGATCCCGGTGCCAAG GTGTTAATTGTGACTGATGAGCCAGACCCTCCATACATGAGACCACCTCTCTCTAAGGAACTTTGGTTCTCTGACGACCCCAGTGTGACAGAAACACTGCGTTTCAAACAGTGGAATGGAAAGGAAAGGAG TATCTACTTCCAGCCACCATCATTCTACATTAGCGCAGAAGAACTGGACAGTGCAGAAAATGGTGGGGTTGCAGTTCTCAGCGGCAAAAAG gtTGTTCACATGGATGTGAGGGGAAACAAAGTAAAGCTGGACGATGATACTGAGATTTCATACGACAAGTGTTTGATTGCAACAG GCGGTGTGCCAAGAAATCTTCAGGTCAttgagagagcaggagaggaggtGATGAAGAGGACAACGTTGTTCCGCAAG ATCGAGGACTTCAAATCACTGGATAAAGTCTCCAGAAACATCAAGTCCATCACAATCGTTGGAGGCGGCTTCTTGGGCAGCGAGCTGGCCTGTGCCCTTGGCAGGAGAT CAACCGAGAGTGGCCTGGAGGTGATACAGATGTTCCCTGAGAAGGGCAACATGGGAAAAGTGTTGCCTGAGTATCTGAGCAACTGGACAACAGAAAAAGTCAAGAGAG AGGGTGTGAAGATCATTTCAGAAGCTTTGGTGAAAGCTGTGGTCTGCAAAGATGACAAGTTAGAAATCCAGCTGAAGGATGGCCGATTG GTGAAAACTGACCACATTGTTGCAGCTGTGGGCCTGGAGCCCAATGTTGACCTTGCCAAGTCAGCAGGTCTGGAGGTGGACTCTGACTTCGGTGGTTTTAGGGTCAATGCGGAGCTGCAAGCTAGATCCAATATTTGGGTG GCAGGAGATGCTGCGTGTTTCTATGACATCAGACTGGGCCGCAGACGAGTGGAGCACCACGATCACGCCGTCGTGAGTGGAAGACTAGCAGGAGAGAACATGACAGGAGCCAGCAAGCCCTACTGGCATCAGTCCATGTTCTG GAGTGACCTGGGTCCAGATGTGGGCTACGAGGCGATTGGGATTGTTGACAGCAGCCTGCCAACAGTAGGAGTGTTTGCCAAAGCCACTGCCAAGGATACACCTAAAGCTGCTACTGAGCAGTCAG GGACTGGGATCCGCTCAGAAAGTGAAACAGAGGACACTGCTACCAGCCCAGTGGCCTCCTCATCTCCTGCTCCTGCTATGGTGCAGCACCAAGATGAGTACGGAAAGGGAGTCATCTTCTACCTGAGAGACAAAGTGGTGGTGGGCATTATCCTGTGGAATGTGTTCAACAGAATGCCCATCGCAAGGAAG ATCATCAAGGATGGAGAGGAACATGCAGATCTGAACGAAGTGGCCAAACTGTTCAACATCCACGATGATTAA
- the aifm1 gene encoding apoptosis-inducing factor 1, mitochondrial isoform X4 → MLKCRTVWKKLAPLARSSSTVCRQNVRRAGLNNGRIPACVPAAHMSTGPAGGGRETQLYILLVGAACVGGGLYAYRTVTGDQKRYQQRIDEIAARQNKRAAGELATLVQSEAPAVEATETEAVAEPAPEAAPSPEPEAAPSSEEPSPLAPDAEVAASTETTETPPADEPVLEASPEEAAEPPAAPVVEEEPSPAPEPSPAELTEPPAPVAESEPTAAAESPAAEPTEPQPEVVAESGDSSPAILKVPSHAPYLLIGGGTASFAAARSIRARDPGAKVLIVTDEPDPPYMRPPLSKELWFSDDPSVTETLRFKQWNGKERSIYFQPPSFYISAEELDSAENGGVAVLSGKKVVHMDVRGNKVKLDDDTEISYDKCLIATGGVPRNLQVIERAGEEVMKRTTLFRKIEDFKSLDKVSRNIKSITIVGGGFLGSELACALGRRSTESGLEVIQMFPEKGNMGKVLPEYLSNWTTEKVKREGVKIISEALVKAVVCKDDKLEIQLKDGRLVKTDHIVAAVGLEPNVDLAKSAGLEVDSDFGGFRVNAELQARSNIWVAGDAACFYDIRLGRRRVEHHDHAVVSGRLAGENMTGASKPYWHQSMFWSDLGPDVGYEAIGIVDSSLPTVGVFAKATAKDTPKAATEQSGTGIRSESETEDTATSPVASSSPAPAMVQHQDEYGKGVIFYLRDKVVVGIILWNVFNRMPIARKIIKDGEEHADLNEVAKLFNIHDD, encoded by the exons ATGCTGAAATGTAGAACAGTATGGAAGAAGCTTGCACCACTCGCTCGATCCTCCTCCACTGTGTGCCGGCAGAATGTGAGAAGAGCAG GGTTGAACAATGGCAGAATACCAGCATGTGTACCTGCGGCTCACATGTCCACTGGACCTGCAGGGGGAGGTAGGGAAACCCAGCTGTACATCCTTCTGGTTGGAGCAGCCTGCGTTGGCGGTGGACTATAT GCATACCGAACTGTCACGGGAGACCAAAAAAGATACCAGCAGCGAATTGATGAAATTGCAGCCAGACAGAATAAAAGAGCCGCAGGAGAACTAGCCACACTCGTCCAGTCAGAGGCTCCTG ccgTGGAAGCTACTGAGACAGAGG CCGTTGCTGAGCCAGCACCTGAAGCAGCGCCATCACCCGAACCTGAAGCAGCACCGTCATCAGAAGAGCCGAGCCCTCTGGCCCCTGATGCAGAAGTAGCAGCCTCCACTGAAACAACTGAAACACCCCCAG CAGATGAGCCAGTGCTAGAAGCATCTCCAGAGGAGGCAGCAGaaccacctgctgctcctgtaGTGGAGGAGG AACCATCACCTGCCCCTGAGCCGTCCCCAGCTGAGCTTACAGAGCCCCCTGCACCTGTTGCAGAGAGTG AacctacagcagcagcagaaagccCCGCAGCAGAGCCAACCGAGCCTCAACCTGAAGTTGTGGCAGAGAGTG GAGACTCATCACCTGCCATTCTCAAGGTCCCATCACACGCCCCCTACCTCCTTATTGGCGGAGGTACTGCCTCTTTTGCTGCTGCCCGGTCTATTCGAGCCAGAGATCCCGGTGCCAAG GTGTTAATTGTGACTGATGAGCCAGACCCTCCATACATGAGACCACCTCTCTCTAAGGAACTTTGGTTCTCTGACGACCCCAGTGTGACAGAAACACTGCGTTTCAAACAGTGGAATGGAAAGGAAAGGAG TATCTACTTCCAGCCACCATCATTCTACATTAGCGCAGAAGAACTGGACAGTGCAGAAAATGGTGGGGTTGCAGTTCTCAGCGGCAAAAAG gtTGTTCACATGGATGTGAGGGGAAACAAAGTAAAGCTGGACGATGATACTGAGATTTCATACGACAAGTGTTTGATTGCAACAG GCGGTGTGCCAAGAAATCTTCAGGTCAttgagagagcaggagaggaggtGATGAAGAGGACAACGTTGTTCCGCAAG ATCGAGGACTTCAAATCACTGGATAAAGTCTCCAGAAACATCAAGTCCATCACAATCGTTGGAGGCGGCTTCTTGGGCAGCGAGCTGGCCTGTGCCCTTGGCAGGAGAT CAACCGAGAGTGGCCTGGAGGTGATACAGATGTTCCCTGAGAAGGGCAACATGGGAAAAGTGTTGCCTGAGTATCTGAGCAACTGGACAACAGAAAAAGTCAAGAGAG AGGGTGTGAAGATCATTTCAGAAGCTTTGGTGAAAGCTGTGGTCTGCAAAGATGACAAGTTAGAAATCCAGCTGAAGGATGGCCGATTG GTGAAAACTGACCACATTGTTGCAGCTGTGGGCCTGGAGCCCAATGTTGACCTTGCCAAGTCAGCAGGTCTGGAGGTGGACTCTGACTTCGGTGGTTTTAGGGTCAATGCGGAGCTGCAAGCTAGATCCAATATTTGGGTG GCAGGAGATGCTGCGTGTTTCTATGACATCAGACTGGGCCGCAGACGAGTGGAGCACCACGATCACGCCGTCGTGAGTGGAAGACTAGCAGGAGAGAACATGACAGGAGCCAGCAAGCCCTACTGGCATCAGTCCATGTTCTG GAGTGACCTGGGTCCAGATGTGGGCTACGAGGCGATTGGGATTGTTGACAGCAGCCTGCCAACAGTAGGAGTGTTTGCCAAAGCCACTGCCAAGGATACACCTAAAGCTGCTACTGAGCAGTCAG GGACTGGGATCCGCTCAGAAAGTGAAACAGAGGACACTGCTACCAGCCCAGTGGCCTCCTCATCTCCTGCTCCTGCTATGGTGCAGCACCAAGATGAGTACGGAAAGGGAGTCATCTTCTACCTGAGAGACAAAGTGGTGGTGGGCATTATCCTGTGGAATGTGTTCAACAGAATGCCCATCGCAAGGAAG ATCATCAAGGATGGAGAGGAACATGCAGATCTGAACGAAGTGGCCAAACTGTTCAACATCCACGATGATTAA